Within Amycolatopsis sp. FDAARGOS 1241, the genomic segment AAACACCGGACGAACAGGAGCTGCGGACCGATGACGGCGAACATCTTCGTGATCGGGCTCGACGCCGACAACGCGCGAGTGCTCGAACGGTTGCCCGACGCCGAGAACCACACCTTTCACGGCCTGCTGACGCCGGACGAGCTGCAGCACGGCGACATCGACATCGCCGACCTGCTCGACAAAGCCGAGCAGGTCCTCGACGCGTTCGACGGCCCCGTCGACGCGATCGTCACCTTCTGGGACTTCCCAGCGGCGACGCTGGTTCCGCTGCTGTGCGAACTCCACGGCCTGCCGCACGTGCCGCTCGAAGCGATCCTGAAGTGCGAGCACAAGTACTGGAGCCGTCTGGAGCAGCGCGCGGTGATCGACGAGATGCCGCACTTCGGCGTCGTCGACCTCGACGATGCCGAGCCCCGCCTGCCCGAAGACGTGTCGTTCCCCGCGTGGCTCAAGCCGGTCAAGTCGTTTTCCTCCGAGCTGGCGTTCCGCGTGGCCGACGAGGAGGAGTTCTCCGGCGCCGTCGCGGAGATCCGGGCGGGTGTCGGCCGCGTCGGCGATCCGTTCGAGGAGGTGCTCGGCAAGGTGGCGCTGCCGCGGGAAATCGCCGAGGTGGGCGGGGCGGCCTGCCTCGCGGAAGACGCGCTGCACGGCGTGCAGGCCGCCGTCGAGGGATACGCGTACCAGGGGAAAGTGACGGTGTACGCGGCGCTCGATTCGGTCGACTACCCGGAGAGTTCCTCGTTCCTGCGCCACCAGTACCCGTCCCAGCTCCCCGAGGAGGTGGGGCAGCGCATGAAGGACGTCGCGCGGCGGGTGATGGAGCGGATCGGCTTCGACAACGGCACCTTCAGCGTTGAGTTCTTCTGCGACCCGCAGTCCGGCCAGGTGTGCCTGCTGGAGATCAACCCGCGGCACTCCCAGTCGCACGCAGAGCTTTTCGAACTGGTCGACGGGATGGCCAACCACGACGTGATGGTCCGGCTGGGCCTCGGGCAGCCGCCGCGGCACCGCCTCGGTGCCGGCCCGTACCAGATTGCCGGCCGCTGGTACCTGCGCCGGTTCTCCGGTGACGCGGTGGTGAAGCGCGTGCCGACGGCGGAAGAAATCTCGGCTCTGGAGGAGAAGGTCGAGGGGGTCCGGATCAGCGTGTCGCCGGCGGAGGGCCACTGGCTCTCGGAGCTGCCGGAGCAGGACAGCTACTCGTTCGAGCTCGCGCAGCTGATCATCGGCGCGCGGACGGAGAACGAGATGGAGGAGAAGTACCGCACCTGCGTCGACGAACTGCACTTCGAATTCGGCGATGCGGCCTGACCGGCCGGTGGCACCGGCTCGTGGCGGTGCCACCGGATGGCTCAGGTTCGGGACGTTTGCTTCGGGTTGCCCACGTAGCGCCGCGTCGGCGGGCACTGGGCCCGGGCGCGTTCGACCACGGTGCAGGCGAGGCCCAGCACGATCATGCCGGCGCCGAGCCCGAGGTGCAGCCAGTCGTCGGCGTGGTCCAGCGGCACGAAGTTCGCCGCGCTCTGATCGGCGGTCGTGGCACCGTAGATCCACAGCACCAGGTACACCAGTCCGCCGATCATCGGGAACGCGCGGGGCTCCTCCGGGAGCCCGGGCCGCCACCAGGCCGACGACGCCGAACAGCACGTGCACGAGGTCGTGCAGGATCGACACGCCGAAGACGCCGAACAGTTGCGCGCCCGAATGCGGCCCGGCGAAGCGGAGGTCCCCGTGGTGCGCCGTGAGGCCGGGGATGAAGCCGAGCGCCACGGTCGCGGTGACGACCTGGACCGGTCGCCGGGAGGTGGGTGCTTTCTCCTCGCTCATCGAGGTTGCTCCGTTCGTCGGGCGACCGGCCAGCCGGCGAAGTGCGGGGCAAACGATGCCGCCGCCGGGGTTTGCGGGCGCGGGCACCGGGTAGCCGCCGCGTTCGCCGGGAGGATCAGTCGAAGGAGGAGACATGGCGAACGCGAACCCGATCGAGGTGCAGAAGTACCTGGCGGGAGTGGACTACCCCGCCCGCCGCGACGAGCTGGTCACGGCCGCGAAGGACAACGGTGCGGACGAGCGAACGCTCGAGCTGCTGAAGTGGACTTTCGACCGGGATTACGAAGGTCCGAGCCGCGTGGGCAAGGAGATCGGCGGCAGCCGACGGCAAGGGGCCGGGTGAGAGGGAGACCCGGCCCCTCCTTCGCTCACACGTAATCGAGCGCCAGCAGCACGAAAAAACGCCGCCACCGCCAGTACGACGATCGCCAGGACCACGAGCCACGCGGTGGGCATCTTGCGCGACGGCATCGGCTGCGGGTGGGACAGGCCGGAGGTCTGGCCGGCGTCCGGTGGGGTGTCGCCCGGGGCAACGGAGCCGCCCGGTTCCAGGCCGGGCACTTCGTCGGGTTCGGGGCCGGGTGCGGTCATGGCTGATCACCTCTCCGTGGTCGTCCTCAAGCTC encodes:
- a CDS encoding acetyl-CoA carboxylase biotin carboxylase subunit family protein — protein: MTANIFVIGLDADNARVLERLPDAENHTFHGLLTPDELQHGDIDIADLLDKAEQVLDAFDGPVDAIVTFWDFPAATLVPLLCELHGLPHVPLEAILKCEHKYWSRLEQRAVIDEMPHFGVVDLDDAEPRLPEDVSFPAWLKPVKSFSSELAFRVADEEEFSGAVAEIRAGVGRVGDPFEEVLGKVALPREIAEVGGAACLAEDALHGVQAAVEGYAYQGKVTVYAALDSVDYPESSSFLRHQYPSQLPEEVGQRMKDVARRVMERIGFDNGTFSVEFFCDPQSGQVCLLEINPRHSQSHAELFELVDGMANHDVMVRLGLGQPPRHRLGAGPYQIAGRWYLRRFSGDAVVKRVPTAEEISALEEKVEGVRISVSPAEGHWLSELPEQDSYSFELAQLIIGARTENEMEEKYRTCVDELHFEFGDAA
- a CDS encoding DUF2795 domain-containing protein, giving the protein MANANPIEVQKYLAGVDYPARRDELVTAAKDNGADERTLELLKWTFDRDYEGPSRVGKEIGGSRRQGAG